A stretch of Dryobates pubescens isolate bDryPub1 chromosome 24, bDryPub1.pri, whole genome shotgun sequence DNA encodes these proteins:
- the C24H4orf33 gene encoding UPF0462 protein C4orf33 homolog isoform X2 — translation MEFTVNHTWDGLPLSHEPVTIGLKLDSAGLLMEVNAPFFNDPPAPLGEAGKPFSRLWDYEVVEAFFLCDRTEQYLEVELCPHGQHLVLLLSGRRRVWKEALPLEFEVTRMKTKWEGRAHLPWNYFPPCTNKFNAFAIHGSGEERIYEALHPVPRHKLQEGQKPDFHRLEFFKDLNLKGLMGEDWKQPESNIWKSLAN, via the exons ATGGAATTTACAGTTAATCACACATGGGATGGTTTACCTCTGAGCCATGAGCCAGTAACAATTGGACTGAAGTTGGACAGTGCAGGACTGCTAATGGAAGTTAATGCTCCCTTCTTTAATGATCCTCCAGCACCTCttggagaggcaggaaaacCTTTTAGTAGACTTTGGGACTATGAGG ttgtagaAGCATTTTTCCTGTGTGACAGAACTGAACAGTATTTAGAAGTTGAACTTTGTCC CCATGGACAACacttggtgctgctgctttctggaagAAGAAGAGTATGGAAA GAAGCACTTCCTTTAGAGTTTGAGGTGACCAGAATGAAAACTAAATGGGAAGGTAGAGCTCATCTTCCTTGGAATTACTTTCCACCATGCACTAACAAGTTCAATGCATTTGCAATTCATGgctcaggagaagagagaatATATGAAGCACTTCATCCTGTGCCTCGACACAAGCTACAGGAAGGGCAGAAACCAGATTT TCATCGCCTGGAATTTTTCAAAGATTTGAACCTGAAAGGACTAATGGGAGAAGATTGGAAGCAGCCTGAGTCAAATATATGGAAGTCTCTTGCTAATTAA
- the C24H4orf33 gene encoding UPF0462 protein C4orf33 homolog isoform X1 — MQDLKMEFTVNHTWDGLPLSHEPVTIGLKLDSAGLLMEVNAPFFNDPPAPLGEAGKPFSRLWDYEVVEAFFLCDRTEQYLEVELCPHGQHLVLLLSGRRRVWKEALPLEFEVTRMKTKWEGRAHLPWNYFPPCTNKFNAFAIHGSGEERIYEALHPVPRHKLQEGQKPDFHRLEFFKDLNLKGLMGEDWKQPESNIWKSLAN; from the exons ATGCAGGATTTGAAAATGGAATTTACAGTTAATCACACATGGGATGGTTTACCTCTGAGCCATGAGCCAGTAACAATTGGACTGAAGTTGGACAGTGCAGGACTGCTAATGGAAGTTAATGCTCCCTTCTTTAATGATCCTCCAGCACCTCttggagaggcaggaaaacCTTTTAGTAGACTTTGGGACTATGAGG ttgtagaAGCATTTTTCCTGTGTGACAGAACTGAACAGTATTTAGAAGTTGAACTTTGTCC CCATGGACAACacttggtgctgctgctttctggaagAAGAAGAGTATGGAAA GAAGCACTTCCTTTAGAGTTTGAGGTGACCAGAATGAAAACTAAATGGGAAGGTAGAGCTCATCTTCCTTGGAATTACTTTCCACCATGCACTAACAAGTTCAATGCATTTGCAATTCATGgctcaggagaagagagaatATATGAAGCACTTCATCCTGTGCCTCGACACAAGCTACAGGAAGGGCAGAAACCAGATTT TCATCGCCTGGAATTTTTCAAAGATTTGAACCTGAAAGGACTAATGGGAGAAGATTGGAAGCAGCCTGAGTCAAATATATGGAAGTCTCTTGCTAATTAA